GTTTTATAATTTCAAGTCTGTGTTGCTCTGATCATACACAGATAGCTTCTCAATGTATTTTTTACTTCATAATTGAAACCTTAAACTACCTGGGCAACAATTCTGTTGATTCTCAGCAGAAACTGAGCTGAGTACCATGTGCTCTGCAGTATGAGacctctttcctgtgctgtcaGGAGCCAAGTGCCTTAGTCTCTGCTCCGGGAGGAGTGCAGCTCTATGTGTGTGGAGGATGCCATTTCAGGCGGGACCTTCATATGCACATTCACGGCCTTGTCTTTCTTGCCTTAGTGTAGTATTTCAGCCTGAAAACTTGTTGCACATGTGGTGCAGACttgtatagaaagaaaaaaaatcacagacaaAACAGTGACTTTGGACTTGTTCAGAGCTCTGTAAAGCAGATGACCTGTTTGACATTAAGTATATGTCTTGGGAAGAAATGGTATTTGATTGTTacccatatttttgtttttgagatggtttctctgcgttagccctggctgtcctggaactcactctgtagaccaggctggcctcgaactcagaaatccacctgcctctgcctcccaagtgctgggattaaaggcgtgtgcccccaCTGTCAGACGATGCCCATATTTTTGATGTTCAGGTCTTGACTGTGCTCATCTATTTTAGCTGATCAGAGCTTTCGGTTAGCCTCTGTGCTGATACTGCCTTTTGTTTAGATAGAGGCCATCTGTGTGCTGGGCCAAGACATTGTGTTCCTTGCTTGACGCTATCTGGTTTTGAAAAGTGTAACTCACACTAAGGATTCTGTATAAATTATTCATTACCATAATGACTAGGTGTCCCCCTTGTGGAAACTGATAGGGTTAAGAGCACACAAGTGAGAATGTACCCAGGAGGCATGCCAAGGTTATACAAGGACAACCATTTTTATACGAGTTCTGGGGTTTTATTTGTGTTGaaaattttttaacatttatttctgtgtttgtgtgtgtgtatgtatgtatgttgtgcaAGTATGTGGATATCAGTGAACAACTTGAGTAGATTTTCCTACCTTTCTGGTCATGGGAATTGATTTTAtatgtcaggtttggtggcaagggGCTTTACTTGCTGTGACATCTTTTTGGCCCTTGTTTTAGATTTTATCTTTGTAGGGTTTAataatgtaaaaggaaaaaaagcctacaaaatattcattttctacTTGCATCAGCCTTAATCAGAATATTATAGGTATTAAGTTAGTGTTTTGAGTTCTGTTTTCAGaagaatttagattttttttaaagatttattgtttGTACATGAGTACACGGTAGCtttcttctgacacaccagaagagggcatcagatcccactacagatggttatgagccaccatgtggttgctgggaattgaaatcaggacctctgggagagcagtcagtgctcttaaccactgagccaactctccagccctcaagaatttagatttttaaaaaataattgtatgactgttttgcctacatgtatgtatgtttaccaTGGGCATGCTTGGTGTccaaggagatcagaagaggatgtcagccccctggaactggaattattactgagggtgtgaaccaccatgtaggtgctggaaccTGAACTGTGGTCCAttgcaagagcagcaggtctTCTGCTGAGCCTTCGTTTCATCCTCTAGTTGAGTGACCTTATGTGACAGTTGTTCTACCTATAACTGAGAAAAACATGACTCTTTGATGCTGTTTGTGGTGTGACTTTTTGGGGAAGGCATGGACAACACTATGCATTCTAGGTCAGGCACCAGCAAATCAAAGAAttctagacaaggctggcttagTGAACCAGCCAGTTAGGTTACTTACAGCTGTATAGGTAGGTAACTCATCACTGAACAAGCTACCCAGCATGGGGCACAACATATAAAAGCCTCATCCCTAGAACTCCAGTCCACCTGGGAACTCCTGGGTCTGCTACTGGTTTTATAAACTTGTAGGGGAAGGGAGAGTAAATATTCTAATTGACTCTTCTGGGCCTCTGTCCTAAAGTAAGGAGTGCTGTAGTTGGGTGGGAGTAGGGAGGCTGTCGCTGTCGTGGAACAGTATGCTTTGGAGTCTACCCTATTGCCCTAATTTTAGGTAGTCTACATAGTTGTTAAAAGATGGTTTTCCCATTGCATGCTATCATACAGATAGGTATTCATACGCATTTGTCTCTGTTTTTGGTAGAAAATGATGCACCCCGTTGCCGGCAGTAATCCAGCGTTCTGTGGGCCTGGCAAGCCTTCCTGCCTCAATGAAGATGCCATGAGAGCTGCTGATCAGTTCGATCTGTATTCCTCCCAGCAAAACAAGTACAGCCACACAGTCAGCCACAAACCAATGGTTTGTCAGAGGCAAGACCCATTAAATGAAACACACTTGCAGCCTACCAGTGGCAGAAACATAGAGATAAAAGAtgaactaaagaaaaagaaaaacctcaatCGATCTGGTAAGCGAGGCCGGCCTTCGGGAACTACCAAGTCAGCAGGATACCGGACCAGCACAGGCAGACCCCTGGGAACTACCAAAGCAGCTGGATTTAAAACAAGTCCAGGCAGACCTTTGGGTacaaccaaagctgcaggatacAAAGTCAGCCCAGGGAGACCTCCAGGTAGCATTAAAGCTCTGTCCCGCCTTGCAGATCTTGGCTATGGCTGTGGCACTGCTGCCTTTCCTTACCCTATGATGCATAGTAGAGTGGTGCACGGGCTTCAGGAAACGAGTGGTGAAGTCAAGCCGCCCAGCGAGTGAGCGAGGCAGGAGAGCAGGCGTTAGGAGCAGGTTGTTAGTTACCCCAAAGCGTCTTGTTTTAATTTGACATGCTCTTACCACGTGGACTCCCCAGTGCTGTTTCTGTTGGCTCTCCCTCACCCtgcacttctttttctttctttttggcttaGAAGTTGCCACAATTGAGAGATGCACTTTGGGCAGGAGTAGTACATTGTGTCTGTATTGTACACAGTTCACTCACAACCCTCAGCAGCTAAGtcatttttgttttccctttgtgCTGTTCTAAGTGGACTCCTCCCATGCTAAGCAGCTGCCCAAGTTAACTTTTATTTGTGAGTAATCCATTGTGAGGCATTGTAACTGAAGGGGCAGAACAGCAACTAGTGAGCAGATCAGAGGGATGGCTGTGTGAGTTTAGAACTCTGAAATAAGACGCAGCTGTCTGGATGCTTTGGAACTTAAAACACAG
Above is a window of Mus musculus strain C57BL/6J chromosome 13, GRCm38.p6 C57BL/6J DNA encoding:
- the B230219D22Rik gene encoding UPF0461 protein C5orf24 homolog, yielding MMHPVAGSNPAFCGPGKPSCLNEDAMRAADQFDLYSSQQNKYSHTVSHKPMVCQRQDPLNETHLQPTSGRNIEIKDELKKKKNLNRSGKRGRPSGTTKSAGYRTSTGRPLGTTKAAGFKTSPGRPLGTTKAAGYKVSPGRPPGSIKALSRLADLGYGCGTAAFPYPMMHSRVVHGLQETSGEVKPPSE